The genome window TTGACCATGGCGTACTCGCCGCTGACGTTGTAGGCGGCGAGGGGGATGTCAAAGGTGTCCGCCGCCGCGCGCAGGATGTCGAGATAGGGCAGTGCGGGCTTTACCATGACGATGTCCGCGCCCTCGTCCAGGTCCAGGGCGATCTCGCGCAGGGCCTCGCGGGCGTTCGCGGGGTCCATCTGGTACGAGCGGCGGTCGCCGAACTGCGGCGGCGACTCGGCGGCGTCGCGGAAGGGCCCGTAGAAGGCGGAGGCGAACTTCGCGCTGTACGCCATGACGGGGAGGTCGGCGAAGCCGTGGGCGTCCAGGGCGTCGCGGATCGCGCCCACGCGGCCGTCCATCATGTCCGACGGGGCCACCATGTCGGCGCCCGCGCGGGCGTGGGCCAGCGCCTCGCGCGCGAGCAGGGCCACCGTCGCGTCGTTGTCCACGTCCGGGACGCCGTCGCGGTTCGGCCGCACCACGCCGCAGTGGCCGTGGTCCGTGTACTCGCAGAGGCACACGTCGGTGATGACGCACAGGTCCGGGCGGGCCGTCTTCACCGCCGCGACGGCGCGGGGGATGATGCCGTCGGGGTCATAGGCCCCGGACCCCTCCGCGTCCTTGTGGTCGGGGATGCCGAAGAGGATCACCGCCGGGACCCCGAGGTCCGCCAGCGCACGCGCCTCCTCGGCCAGCGTGTCCGGGCTGAACTGGCACTGGCCGGGCATGGACGCGATGGGGTTGCGCACCCCCGCGCCGGGGCGCACGAAGAGCGGGGCGATCAGGTTGTCCACGGACAGCCGCGTCTCCCGCGCCATGCGGCGCAGGGTCTCGTTGCGGCGCATGCGCCGGAGCCGGGCGGTCAGATGAA of Candidatus Hydrogenedentota bacterium contains these proteins:
- the hemB gene encoding porphobilinogen synthase, with translation MNLHLTARLRRMRRNETLRRMARETRLSVDNLIAPLFVRPGAGVRNPIASMPGQCQFSPDTLAEEARALADLGVPAVILFGIPDHKDAEGSGAYDPDGIIPRAVAAVKTARPDLCVITDVCLCEYTDHGHCGVVRPNRDGVPDVDNDATVALLAREALAHARAGADMVAPSDMMDGRVGAIRDALDAHGFADLPVMAYSAKFASAFYGPFRDAAESPPQFGDRRSYQMDPANAREALREIALDLDEGADIVMVKPALPYLDILRAAADTFDIPLAAYNVSGEYAMVKAAAANGWIEEKRAALEMLTGIRRAGAQMILTYWAKDAAGWLRG